One Mycolicibacterium goodii genomic region harbors:
- a CDS encoding LLM class F420-dependent oxidoreductase yields MRFGLHTALPRGTDFVEFVRGVEDSGFDVLTVPDHVAPTLSPFAGCATACAVTTRLHTGTLVLNNDLRHPVDVAREAATIAAMSGGRFELGLGAGHMKSEYDAIGARFDRGGVRVDRLVEAVSVIAALLAGADVDVDGSHYCVRGSAGELVAPPGVPVPLAIGGNGTRVLRLAGQVADIAGLAGFSHNHDATEVRLTHFGPEGLLDRIGVVRDAAGDRFERVELNALIQFVAHTEDRAAAAAELAGTLGADPSVLLDSPFVLIGTYEQMAEALTERQRRFGVSYWTVIDAWTGRESAMPHLAEVIKLLR; encoded by the coding sequence ATGCGGTTTGGCCTGCACACCGCCCTCCCCCGTGGCACCGATTTCGTCGAGTTCGTCCGCGGCGTCGAGGATTCCGGGTTCGACGTGCTGACGGTGCCCGATCACGTCGCGCCGACGCTGTCACCATTCGCCGGCTGCGCGACCGCCTGTGCGGTCACGACTCGTTTGCACACCGGAACGTTGGTGCTCAACAACGATCTGCGTCATCCGGTCGACGTCGCGCGCGAAGCCGCCACCATCGCCGCCATGTCCGGTGGCCGCTTCGAGCTCGGTCTCGGTGCCGGACACATGAAGTCCGAATACGACGCGATCGGAGCGAGATTCGACCGCGGTGGCGTGCGGGTGGACCGGCTCGTCGAGGCGGTTTCGGTGATCGCGGCCCTGCTGGCAGGTGCCGACGTCGACGTCGACGGTTCGCACTACTGCGTGCGCGGTTCGGCCGGTGAGCTCGTGGCCCCGCCCGGCGTTCCCGTACCGCTGGCCATCGGCGGAAACGGCACGCGGGTATTGCGTTTGGCCGGCCAGGTTGCCGACATCGCCGGGCTGGCCGGATTCAGCCACAACCACGATGCCACCGAGGTCCGCCTGACCCACTTCGGGCCGGAAGGCCTGCTGGACCGCATCGGGGTGGTCCGCGACGCGGCCGGCGACCGCTTCGAACGCGTCGAACTCAACGCGCTGATCCAATTCGTGGCGCACACCGAGGACAGGGCTGCCGCCGCGGCCGAACTCGCCGGAACCCTCGGCGCCGATCCGTCCGTGCTGTTGGACTCACCCTTCGTCCTGATCGGAACCTACGAGCAGATGGCCGAGGCACTGACCGAGCGTCAGCGCCGGTTCGGGGTCAGCTACTGGACGGTCATCGACGCATGGACCGGCCGCGAATCGGCCATGCCGCACCTCGCCGAGGTGATCAAGCTGTTGCGCTGA
- a CDS encoding tyrosine recombinase XerC, with protein sequence MESVLDQFDAYLGLERGHSDHTRRAYRGDLTALFDFVEQRTGERNPARMSLPLLRSWLAEQSAAGAARTTLARRTSSVKTFCAWAVRRGLIGVDPAARLQAPKARRTLPAVLRRDQAHEALEAVSSGAQEGDPIALRDRLIVEMLYATGIRVSELCGLDIDDVDTSRRVVRVLGKGNKQRTVPFGEPAHAALTAWLTDGRPQLSIPESGPALLLGARGRRLDPRQARTVVHQTVSAVNGAPDIGPHGLRHSAATHLLEGGADLRIVQELLGHTSLATTQLYTHVTVERLRAVHDQAHPRA encoded by the coding sequence ATGGAATCCGTGCTCGACCAGTTCGATGCCTACCTCGGCCTCGAACGCGGCCATTCCGACCACACCCGTCGGGCGTACCGGGGTGATCTGACGGCGCTGTTCGACTTCGTCGAGCAACGGACCGGTGAGCGGAACCCGGCGAGGATGAGCCTCCCGCTGTTGCGGTCGTGGTTGGCCGAGCAGTCGGCCGCAGGTGCGGCGCGGACGACGTTGGCGCGGCGGACGTCGTCGGTGAAGACGTTCTGTGCGTGGGCGGTGCGGCGTGGCCTGATCGGTGTCGACCCGGCTGCGCGCCTGCAGGCGCCGAAGGCCCGTCGCACCCTGCCCGCCGTGTTGCGTCGCGATCAGGCGCATGAAGCCCTGGAAGCCGTAAGTTCCGGTGCACAGGAGGGCGATCCGATCGCACTGCGGGATCGGCTGATCGTCGAGATGCTCTACGCGACCGGTATCCGCGTCAGCGAACTGTGCGGGCTCGACATCGACGATGTCGACACCTCGCGGCGAGTGGTGCGAGTGCTGGGCAAGGGCAACAAACAACGGACCGTCCCGTTCGGGGAACCGGCACACGCCGCGCTGACGGCGTGGTTGACCGACGGCAGGCCGCAGCTGTCGATCCCGGAATCGGGTCCGGCGCTGTTGCTCGGAGCCAGGGGCCGTCGCCTCGATCCGCGTCAGGCCCGCACCGTGGTGCACCAGACCGTCTCCGCCGTCAACGGCGCACCCGACATCGGCCCGCACGGGCTCCGTCACAGTGCCGCCACGCACCTGCTCGAAGGTGGCGCCGACCTGCGTATCGTGCAGGAACTGCTCGGCCACACCTCGCTGGCCACCACACAGCTGTACACCCACGTCACCGTCGAACGGCTGCGCGCCGTCCACGACCAGGCCCACCCACGCGCATGA
- a CDS encoding M23 family metallopeptidase, producing MRSIVALHGVLTRVACVVSCIGWLCAVPASAETGRFRWPLDPRPAVTRDFDAPSPNWQRGHRGVDLAATTQQPVYAAGPGTVVFAGILAGRPVVSIAHPGGLRTTYEPVQARTRVGRTVAAGQLIGTVTEGHAGCPVAACLHWGAMWGPAARADYVDPLGLLTTIRLKPLANGLQSAR from the coding sequence ATGAGAAGCATCGTTGCCCTGCACGGCGTCCTGACCCGCGTGGCGTGCGTTGTCTCCTGCATCGGGTGGCTGTGCGCCGTGCCGGCGTCCGCCGAGACCGGCCGGTTCCGCTGGCCGCTGGATCCGCGGCCAGCGGTGACGCGCGACTTCGACGCGCCCTCCCCGAACTGGCAGCGCGGGCATCGCGGCGTCGACCTGGCGGCCACCACGCAACAGCCCGTGTACGCGGCCGGGCCCGGCACGGTGGTGTTCGCCGGGATTCTCGCGGGCCGCCCGGTGGTGTCGATCGCGCATCCGGGAGGTCTGCGCACGACGTACGAGCCGGTGCAGGCCCGGACGCGGGTGGGGCGCACGGTCGCGGCCGGGCAGCTCATCGGCACGGTGACCGAGGGCCACGCCGGTTGTCCGGTGGCGGCGTGCCTGCACTGGGGCGCGATGTGGGGTCCGGCGGCGCGCGCGGACTACGTCGACCCGCTCGGCCTGCTCACCACGATCCGGCTCAAGCCTTTGGCGAACGGGTTACAGTCGGCGAGGTGA
- the rpsB gene encoding 30S ribosomal protein S2: MAVVTMKQLLDSGAHFGHQTRRWNPKMKRFIFTDRNGIYIIDLQQTLTYIDKAYEFVKETVAHGGTVLFVGTKKQAQESIAEEATRVGMPYVNQRWLGGMLTNFSTVHKRLQRLKELEAMEQTGGFEGRTKKEILMLTREKNKLERSLGGIRDMQKVPSAVWVVDTNKEHIAVGEARKLGIPVIAILDTNCDPDVVDYPIPGNDDAIRSAALLTRVVASAVAEGLQARAGQGSGEKPAEGAEPLAEWEQELLAGATAGAADASAEGAAATESSTDAS, translated from the coding sequence ATGGCTGTTGTAACCATGAAGCAGCTGCTCGACAGCGGCGCCCACTTCGGGCATCAGACCCGGCGTTGGAATCCCAAGATGAAGCGGTTCATCTTCACCGACCGCAACGGCATCTACATCATCGACCTCCAGCAGACGCTGACCTACATCGACAAGGCGTACGAATTCGTCAAGGAAACCGTCGCCCACGGTGGCACGGTCCTGTTCGTCGGCACCAAGAAGCAGGCGCAGGAGTCCATCGCCGAAGAGGCCACCCGCGTCGGTATGCCGTACGTGAACCAGCGCTGGCTGGGCGGCATGCTCACCAACTTCTCCACCGTGCACAAGCGCCTGCAGCGCCTCAAGGAGCTTGAGGCCATGGAACAGACCGGTGGCTTCGAAGGTCGCACCAAGAAGGAAATCCTCATGCTCACGCGTGAGAAGAACAAGCTTGAGCGCAGCCTCGGCGGTATCCGCGACATGCAGAAGGTGCCCTCGGCCGTGTGGGTCGTCGACACCAACAAGGAGCACATCGCCGTCGGCGAAGCCCGCAAGCTGGGCATCCCGGTCATCGCGATCCTCGACACCAACTGTGATCCCGACGTCGTCGACTACCCGATCCCGGGCAACGACGACGCCATCCGCTCGGCCGCGCTGCTGACCAGGGTCGTGGCCTCTGCGGTCGCCGAGGGTCTGCAGGCCCGCGCGGGCCAGGGCAGCGGCGAGAAGCCCGCCGAAGGTGCCGAACCGCTCGCCGAGTGGGAGCAGGAGCTGCTGGCCGGCGCGACCGCCGGTGCTGCCGACGCCTCTGCCGAAGGCGCCGCCGCCACCGAATCATCCACTGACGCTTCGTAA
- a CDS encoding sensor domain-containing protein, whose protein sequence is MSGDSDHDDSDGPIPTSVHRWIGVIGLVVAPTTLVTGLCYYFGYTATRKSLAYLGIDTDAVGFTTNDYVTRSTGVLFVVALIALVICTAVLALCAYIRRIAEAGRHVRALRLAAWSLLVLGGAGVVRGVVGVVQPGVLWDHYVLLTPLTLGVGAALVMMGAWIFRRTTPVDERPALVAVERALVAVAVAVVVLAAFWTTNIFATKVGEIDGINAAGNLWNRETSAILDTGDRLFIPESLVRTSVLTEAGSPQGETFRYECLRVLAVRGDQWVLLPANWRPQFGYAVLVSEDANHRIMLRSIKDAPERVGNRPNVRDFYPCPELVPTSSGPTVQTQLLPAADVDRILLTSGLSTVREAVDESSADGSDEQTCSATVDSTTQRFSTRTGFTKRYVRELSGQDHGVRLFVQESVTEFDTPQHAGDFLANAKSVWQSCRDTEVAINTEGTIEHHRIGAVNDDDALVLADVSSPASRGDCRHAATARSNIVADVIVCGPTARDLTALLVHALRDRFRETP, encoded by the coding sequence ATGAGCGGCGACAGTGATCACGACGACAGCGACGGACCGATTCCCACCTCGGTGCACCGGTGGATCGGCGTCATCGGATTGGTCGTCGCACCGACGACGTTGGTGACCGGATTGTGCTACTACTTCGGCTATACCGCGACCCGGAAGAGCCTGGCATACCTCGGGATCGATACCGATGCTGTGGGGTTCACCACCAACGACTACGTGACGCGAAGCACGGGTGTCCTGTTCGTGGTGGCCCTGATCGCCCTCGTCATCTGTACCGCAGTGTTGGCTCTTTGCGCATACATTCGCCGTATCGCCGAAGCCGGCCGCCATGTTCGCGCTTTGCGCCTTGCCGCGTGGTCGCTGCTCGTCCTCGGCGGTGCGGGGGTTGTTCGCGGGGTGGTCGGCGTCGTACAACCCGGAGTCCTCTGGGACCATTACGTTCTGTTGACTCCGCTGACGCTGGGTGTCGGCGCGGCACTGGTCATGATGGGAGCCTGGATCTTTCGAAGAACCACACCGGTGGACGAACGCCCGGCGCTGGTTGCCGTCGAGCGGGCATTGGTCGCGGTCGCAGTGGCTGTGGTGGTTCTTGCGGCGTTCTGGACCACGAACATATTCGCCACGAAGGTCGGCGAAATCGACGGCATCAACGCCGCTGGGAATCTGTGGAACAGGGAAACCTCGGCGATACTCGACACCGGTGATCGGTTGTTCATCCCAGAATCGCTTGTGCGCACCAGCGTACTGACCGAAGCGGGATCACCGCAGGGCGAGACGTTCCGGTACGAGTGCCTGCGCGTGCTCGCCGTTCGCGGTGACCAGTGGGTCCTGCTGCCGGCCAACTGGCGCCCCCAGTTCGGTTACGCCGTGCTGGTCTCTGAGGATGCGAACCATCGGATCATGTTGCGCAGCATCAAAGACGCCCCCGAACGCGTGGGTAATCGTCCCAACGTCCGCGACTTCTATCCGTGCCCAGAGCTTGTGCCCACATCGAGCGGGCCCACTGTGCAGACACAGCTTCTGCCCGCCGCGGATGTCGACCGCATCCTGCTGACTTCCGGACTGAGTACTGTGCGAGAGGCCGTCGACGAATCCTCGGCCGATGGTTCAGACGAGCAGACATGTTCGGCGACGGTAGATTCGACGACTCAGAGATTCTCGACGCGAACCGGATTCACGAAACGCTATGTTCGCGAGCTCTCGGGCCAGGATCACGGCGTACGGCTGTTCGTCCAGGAAAGCGTGACCGAGTTCGACACGCCGCAGCACGCGGGAGACTTTCTCGCCAACGCCAAGTCGGTGTGGCAGTCGTGCAGGGACACCGAGGTGGCCATCAACACCGAAGGCACCATCGAACACCATCGCATCGGAGCGGTCAACGATGACGACGCTCTGGTTCTCGCCGACGTCAGCTCGCCTGCCTCGCGGGGCGACTGCAGACACGCCGCGACGGCGAGATCGAACATCGTCGCCGATGTGATCGTTTGCGGGCCGACCGCTCGTGACCTCACCGCTCTACTGGTCCACGCGTTGCGCGATCGCTTCCGTGAAACGCCGTGA
- a CDS encoding alpha/beta fold hydrolase, whose product MIRTEIDLPIGRVSYLTWSPERPAGTVVLLHGGGIDSAELSWGGIGGDLAAAGYRVICPDHPGYGHSPLPAVPVTQERLVAYVGEFVDAVVEGTYVIGGLSLGGGMTIGHVLQRPDRVTGAMLLGSYGIMPRLSDGPFAAVRQLVTWAMVRTGALGAMTRWAARNRVAMNQSIAAIIRNRVYRTDELMQAVYAAAARPDGFVAFEQWQRDQVRWNRQRTDYTERLRTFPRPALIVHGGRDTGVPVAHARTAARLIPNAQLKVVAEAGHWVQRDAPDIVLDAMTAFLAEVSATA is encoded by the coding sequence ATGATCCGAACCGAAATCGACCTGCCGATCGGGCGGGTCTCCTACCTCACCTGGTCTCCCGAACGTCCGGCGGGCACTGTCGTGCTCCTGCACGGAGGCGGCATCGACAGTGCCGAGTTGTCCTGGGGCGGAATCGGAGGCGACCTCGCCGCGGCAGGCTACCGGGTCATCTGCCCCGACCATCCGGGGTACGGGCACAGCCCCCTGCCGGCGGTGCCGGTGACGCAGGAGCGTCTGGTCGCCTATGTCGGTGAGTTCGTCGACGCGGTTGTCGAAGGGACGTACGTCATCGGTGGGCTCTCGCTCGGCGGGGGCATGACGATCGGGCATGTGCTCCAACGGCCTGACCGGGTGACCGGCGCGATGCTGTTGGGCAGCTACGGCATCATGCCCCGATTGTCCGACGGCCCGTTCGCGGCGGTGCGGCAACTGGTGACGTGGGCCATGGTGCGCACGGGAGCGCTGGGCGCGATGACCCGGTGGGCCGCCCGCAACCGCGTCGCGATGAACCAGAGCATCGCGGCGATCATCCGAAACCGCGTGTACCGCACCGACGAGCTCATGCAAGCGGTGTACGCGGCCGCGGCCAGACCGGATGGTTTCGTCGCGTTCGAGCAGTGGCAACGCGACCAGGTGCGGTGGAACCGGCAGCGCACCGACTACACCGAGCGGTTACGGACGTTTCCTCGGCCTGCCCTGATCGTGCACGGCGGCCGCGACACGGGAGTGCCCGTCGCGCACGCCCGTACCGCTGCGCGGTTGATTCCGAACGCTCAACTGAAAGTGGTTGCCGAAGCCGGACATTGGGTCCAGCGGGACGCGCCCGACATCGTGCTCGACGCGATGACGGCATTTCTGGCGGAGGTCAGCGCAACAGCTTGA